Proteins from a single region of Campylobacter concisus:
- a CDS encoding LptF/LptG family permease codes for MKLYARYVGWVYIKSFLIVFLALELFYVGIDLLTNLKDLPPSANLQLLYVGLTALSAIGYVLPLSLIFALIILHVNMVRSNELISFYALGISKNNLIFPPFFIALFVTILYVGLNFTPFAYAHDYQKSIAKNTAFSKSTTDSFLKFEGKFIYIKELNSVNQISNDVRIFEINGTNLLSTTFANHANFKDNEWILKDVNQTLLPQILELGEAGFNKIQSDSLDALKGFKPKSIESAASVENSKFNIPDAINFIKTFKNEGIGLDSAKTAFYNLAIAPFFAPFLLLIFYYHLPVTGRFFNLALSTFIFVVITLVVWGLLFILAKFAQTSVILPEIGIVLPVILLFVYAIYLIKSHR; via the coding sequence ATGAAACTATACGCCAGATACGTTGGCTGGGTCTATATAAAATCTTTTCTTATCGTATTTTTAGCGCTTGAACTATTTTATGTTGGTATCGATCTACTTACAAATTTAAAAGATCTGCCTCCATCTGCAAACCTTCAGCTACTCTACGTTGGCCTTACTGCATTAAGTGCTATTGGCTACGTTTTGCCACTTTCGCTCATTTTTGCACTCATTATTTTACATGTAAATATGGTCAGATCAAATGAGCTAATCAGCTTTTATGCGCTTGGTATTAGTAAAAATAACTTAATTTTTCCACCATTTTTTATTGCACTTTTTGTAACTATTCTTTATGTTGGTTTAAATTTTACTCCATTTGCCTATGCGCACGACTATCAAAAAAGCATCGCTAAAAATACGGCTTTCTCAAAAAGCACGACTGATTCATTTTTAAAATTTGAAGGCAAATTTATCTACATAAAGGAGCTAAATTCTGTTAATCAAATATCAAATGATGTTAGAATTTTTGAGATAAATGGCACAAATTTACTCTCAACTACATTTGCAAATCATGCCAATTTTAAAGACAATGAGTGGATTTTAAAAGATGTTAATCAAACCCTTTTGCCGCAAATTTTAGAGCTTGGTGAAGCTGGTTTTAATAAAATACAAAGCGATAGCTTAGATGCACTAAAGGGCTTTAAACCAAAGAGTATTGAAAGCGCTGCTAGTGTTGAAAACTCAAAATTTAATATCCCAGATGCGATAAATTTTATAAAGACATTTAAAAATGAAGGTATTGGCCTTGATAGCGCAAAAACAGCTTTTTACAACCTTGCTATCGCACCATTTTTTGCACCATTTTTGTTGCTCATTTTTTACTACCATTTGCCTGTAACTGGTAGATTTTTTAATCTTGCACTTTCGACTTTTATCTTTGTTGTGATAACTCTTGTCGTTTGGGGGTTGCTCTTTATTCTTGCAAAATTTGCACAAACTTCTGTGATCTTGCCAGAGATTGGTATAGTTTTGCCAGTCATTTTACTTTTTGTATACGCCATTTATCTCATAAAATCGCATCGTTAA
- the pheA gene encoding prephenate dehydratase translates to MQELNELRKEIDAIDDLILNKLNERMILVEQIGKLKQTSGTPIYRPERERAIINRLTSLSKDKALNKAAIEAIYLEIFAVSRNLEMPQKIVYLGPEGTYTHQAAQSRFGAMSSYLPLATIEAVFTKLAQKEAKYGVVPIENNTEGAVGATLDCLSKFSDIKIVAELYVDIHHSFVSINENLKEIKRIYSHPQGYNQCRKFLEDHMLNEIEFVPAKSTAAAAYMASMDRNSAAICSKIAAKIYNVPIVYETIEDNMANRTRFLILSDFKNARVENSKTSILAKTDHSPGRLADLLSIFKNENINITKLESRPIKQREFKSMFYLDFEGHIDDEKVQNAFELAKESGAEITWLGSYLNGDE, encoded by the coding sequence ATGCAAGAGCTAAATGAGCTTAGAAAAGAGATCGATGCGATCGATGATCTCATCTTAAATAAACTAAATGAAAGGATGATTTTAGTTGAACAAATCGGCAAGCTAAAACAAACTAGTGGGACGCCTATATATCGTCCTGAGCGCGAGCGAGCTATCATAAACCGCTTAACTAGTCTTAGCAAAGACAAAGCCTTAAATAAAGCTGCGATCGAGGCCATTTATCTTGAAATTTTTGCTGTAAGTAGAAATTTAGAGATGCCTCAAAAGATCGTATATCTAGGGCCTGAAGGCACTTACACGCATCAGGCGGCTCAGAGTAGATTTGGTGCGATGAGTTCATATTTGCCACTTGCGACCATCGAGGCGGTTTTTACAAAACTAGCTCAAAAAGAGGCAAAATACGGCGTTGTGCCTATTGAAAATAATACCGAAGGCGCTGTTGGCGCTACGCTTGATTGTTTGAGTAAATTCAGTGATATAAAAATAGTTGCTGAGCTTTATGTGGATATCCATCACAGCTTTGTTAGCATAAATGAAAATTTAAAAGAGATAAAGCGAATTTATTCACATCCGCAAGGGTATAATCAATGCCGTAAATTTTTAGAAGATCATATGCTAAACGAAATTGAATTTGTTCCAGCAAAATCAACCGCAGCAGCTGCATATATGGCATCAATGGATAGAAACTCAGCTGCCATTTGCTCAAAGATCGCAGCAAAAATTTATAACGTACCGATCGTTTATGAGACAATTGAAGACAATATGGCAAATAGAACGAGATTTTTGATTTTAAGCGATTTTAAAAATGCAAGAGTTGAAAACTCAAAAACTTCGATCCTTGCAAAGACTGATCATAGTCCAGGACGTCTTGCTGATCTGCTTTCTATCTTTAAAAATGAAAATATCAATATCACAAAACTTGAGTCACGCCCTATTAAGCAACGCGAGTTTAAATCGATGTTTTATCTTGATTTTGAAGGGCATATCGACGATGAGAAGGTGCAAAATGCCTTTGAGCTCGCAAAAGAGAGTGGCGCTGAGATAACATGGCTTGGAAGCTATTTAAACGGAGATGAGTAA
- the hisC gene encoding histidinol-phosphate transaminase produces MKFNDFLDDLVNYEAGKPIELVVREFGIEAKDVIKLASNENPFGTSKRVEEALKEVAKKAHLYPDDSYFELKEGLAKKFGVTSKNLIIGSGSDQIIEYALHAKANKQSGVLMAGVTFAMYEIYAKQTGAKIYRTKSVEHNLNEFLEIYNAHKDEISVIFLCLPNNPLGECLDADEVFKFIKSVDENTLIVLDCAYNEFAKFKDSKKEIKPSEVVKFKNAIYLGTFSKAYALGGMRVGYGMANEEIISALSKLRAPFNITTPSLRAAIVALGDDEFVQKTMQNNFEQMKRYEEFAKQNGIEFIPSYTNFITFKFNEPKSSQICEKMLKKGIILRDLKSYALNAVRITIGQAWQNDRVFEELKQILK; encoded by the coding sequence ATGAAGTTTAATGATTTTTTAGATGATTTAGTTAATTACGAGGCTGGAAAGCCGATCGAGCTTGTGGTTAGAGAGTTTGGCATCGAGGCAAAAGATGTGATAAAGCTAGCTAGTAACGAAAACCCTTTTGGCACGAGCAAACGCGTAGAGGAGGCGCTAAAAGAGGTCGCTAAAAAAGCGCATCTCTATCCAGACGATAGCTACTTTGAGTTAAAAGAGGGGCTGGCTAAGAAATTTGGCGTAACTAGCAAAAATTTAATCATCGGCTCTGGAAGTGATCAGATCATAGAGTATGCACTCCACGCAAAGGCAAATAAGCAAAGTGGCGTTTTGATGGCTGGCGTGACATTTGCGATGTATGAAATTTATGCAAAACAAACTGGGGCTAAAATTTACCGCACAAAGAGTGTGGAGCATAATTTGAACGAGTTTTTAGAAATTTATAATGCACATAAAGATGAAATTTCTGTCATCTTTCTTTGCTTGCCAAATAATCCACTTGGTGAGTGTTTGGACGCAGATGAGGTCTTTAAATTTATAAAAAGTGTTGATGAAAACACGCTTATTGTGCTTGATTGTGCTTACAATGAATTTGCAAAATTTAAAGATAGCAAAAAAGAGATAAAACCAAGCGAGGTGGTAAAATTTAAAAATGCCATCTATCTTGGAACATTTTCTAAAGCTTATGCACTTGGTGGTATGCGCGTGGGATACGGCATGGCAAATGAAGAGATCATAAGCGCTCTCTCAAAACTAAGAGCTCCGTTTAACATCACAACCCCAAGCTTAAGAGCTGCGATCGTGGCACTTGGTGATGATGAGTTTGTGCAAAAAACTATGCAAAATAACTTTGAGCAAATGAAGAGATATGAGGAGTTTGCAAAGCAAAATGGCATCGAATTTATCCCAAGCTACACAAATTTCATAACTTTTAAATTTAACGAGCCAAAATCAAGCCAGATATGCGAAAAGATGCTAAAAAAAGGTATAATTTTACGAGATTTAAAAAGCTACGCCTTAAATGCGGTGAGAATCACCATCGGTCAGGCATGGCAAAACGATAGGGTTTTTGAAGAGTTAAAGCAAATTTTAAAGTAG
- the fliG gene encoding flagellar motor switch protein FliG: MSIKLNDKQKMIYDDLSMPEKIAILLIQLGEEATALIFSHMDVDVITEISGYIATAKNIDKQVASAVLEEFYALMQSNQYMRSGGLEYAKEILYRTFGPEAAQKILDKLAKSMENSKSFGYLDKIKPQQLADFIIKEHPQTIALILAHMDSTSAAETLGFFSDELRSEVVIRMANLGDISPSVIKRVSTVLEGKLESLTSYKVEVGGPRAVAEVLNRLGQKASKSTIERIEQSDDKLATTIKELMFTFEDIINLNATAIREILKNVDKKDLMVAFKGSSDGIKDKFLSNMSQRAAEAFKEEMQYLGAVRVKDVEEAQRRIVETVQTLADQGVFQVGEADEMIE, encoded by the coding sequence ATGTCAATAAAGCTAAATGACAAGCAAAAAATGATTTATGATGATCTATCGATGCCTGAAAAGATTGCCATTTTGCTGATTCAGCTTGGCGAAGAGGCAACCGCTCTTATATTTTCTCACATGGATGTTGATGTCATCACTGAAATTTCAGGCTATATCGCAACAGCAAAAAACATTGACAAGCAAGTCGCAAGTGCCGTACTAGAAGAATTTTACGCATTAATGCAGTCAAATCAATATATGAGAAGTGGTGGTTTGGAGTACGCAAAAGAAATTCTTTACCGCACATTTGGTCCAGAGGCAGCTCAGAAAATTTTAGACAAGCTTGCAAAAAGCATGGAAAACTCAAAAAGCTTTGGCTATCTTGATAAGATAAAACCACAACAGCTTGCAGACTTTATCATAAAAGAGCACCCTCAAACCATAGCGCTAATACTAGCTCACATGGACTCAACAAGTGCTGCTGAAACGCTTGGCTTTTTCTCAGATGAGTTAAGAAGCGAAGTTGTCATTAGAATGGCAAATCTTGGTGATATTAGCCCATCGGTAATTAAACGTGTTTCAACCGTGCTTGAGGGCAAGCTTGAAAGTCTTACATCATATAAAGTCGAAGTTGGTGGTCCAAGAGCTGTGGCAGAAGTGCTTAATAGGCTTGGGCAAAAAGCCAGCAAAAGCACGATCGAACGCATTGAACAAAGTGATGATAAACTTGCAACAACGATTAAAGAGCTTATGTTTACCTTTGAAGATATTATCAACCTTAATGCAACTGCGATTAGAGAAATTCTTAAAAATGTCGATAAAAAAGACCTTATGGTTGCATTCAAAGGCTCAAGCGATGGCATAAAGGATAAATTTTTATCAAATATGTCTCAGCGTGCAGCAGAAGCCTTTAAAGAGGAGATGCAATATCTTGGTGCGGTGCGTGTAAAAGATGTTGAAGAGGCTCAAAGACGTATAGTAGAGACAGTGCAAACTCTAGCTGATCAAGGTGTATTCCAAGTCGGCGAAGCAGATGAGATGATAGAATGA
- the fliH gene encoding flagellar assembly protein FliH — protein sequence MKSSVITSETSPAHFIENYRFKVLGVGERATDSAPVLIEENNLSEELSEQNFGQKGENFIPQASHQMQVNSQNHFASQAQSPQIQQGGESSFVEELLKKTDELSSNIIKLQMQIENQESEFAKRLESEISRAKEDGKNEGIAQANAANEARINELEARFSTSAAKLEEQYIKFDEFLKKIEEELGQTAIKIAKEVIDKEISTSSNQIAHHLASSLIKELSNVKNIEIRVNPEDSEYIKEQFSKNEHVKISADDAISKGGVVIISDGGNIDATMQTRLEKLKMLVNNE from the coding sequence ATGAAAAGCAGCGTAATAACCAGTGAGACTTCTCCGGCTCACTTTATAGAAAATTACAGATTTAAAGTACTTGGAGTCGGAGAGCGAGCCACAGATAGTGCTCCTGTATTGATAGAAGAAAATAATCTTAGTGAAGAGCTAAGCGAGCAAAATTTTGGGCAAAAGGGTGAAAATTTTATTCCTCAAGCTAGCCACCAAATGCAAGTAAACTCACAAAACCACTTTGCTTCTCAGGCTCAAAGTCCACAAATACAGCAAGGAGGCGAGTCGAGCTTTGTTGAAGAGTTACTTAAAAAAACAGATGAGCTAAGTAGCAACATCATCAAACTTCAAATGCAAATAGAAAATCAAGAGAGCGAATTTGCTAAACGCCTTGAGTCTGAAATTTCTCGTGCAAAAGAGGATGGCAAAAATGAGGGTATCGCCCAAGCAAATGCGGCAAATGAAGCAAGGATAAATGAGTTAGAGGCTAGATTTAGCACTTCAGCTGCAAAACTTGAAGAGCAATATATTAAATTTGATGAGTTTTTAAAGAAGATCGAAGAAGAGCTTGGGCAAACTGCTATAAAAATCGCAAAAGAAGTAATTGATAAAGAAATTTCAACCTCTTCAAATCAGATCGCTCATCATCTAGCAAGCTCTCTTATAAAAGAGCTAAGTAATGTTAAAAATATAGAAATTCGCGTAAACCCAGAAGATAGCGAATATATAAAAGAGCAATTTAGCAAGAATGAACACGTCAAAATAAGTGCTGATGATGCTATAAGCAAAGGCGGTGTGGTTATTATAAGTGATGGTGGCAATATTGATGCGACTATGCAAACAAGGCTAGAAAAACTAAAAATGCTGGTAAATAATGAATAA
- the dxs gene encoding 1-deoxy-D-xylulose-5-phosphate synthase: MNKDVKSLDIDELNALCHDIRDKILATVSKNGGHLSSNIGAVEIIVAMHKIFDVTKDPFIYDVSHQSYAHKLLTGRWESFDTLRKFNGISGYTKPSESKFDYFVAGHSSTSISLAVGAAKAIKLKNEDRIPVAVIGDGSLSGGMAYEALNELGDRKYPCVIILNDNEMSISKPIGALSKYLSQMMAGQFYQKFKGRVEKFLSYMPDSAAYMARRIEEGIRLITPGMFFEELGLEYIGPVDGHDLAALLSTFETAKNMKKPVIVHVQTLKGKGYEFAEGCYENWHGVGPFDLKSGEFIKRQSNKSATAIFSEQLLKMAREHSDIVGVTAAMPTGTGMDALIQEFPDRFWDVAIAEQHAVTSMSAMAKEGFKPFVAIYSTFMQRAYDQIIHDASILNLNITFAMDRAGIVGEDGETHQGAFDISFLNAVPNMVLFAPRCEESMKNVMEFAYSYKGVSAFRYPRGAFILRDEFNAKPLEFGKGEIVADAESDVAFLGYGNAVGRANLVRNLLADKLDVVLVDLVFAKPLDSELLLGLAKRTKKWYIFSDSAKKGGVGEIISAFLQENKISNISVISFEYEDKFIPHGSTTEVEKYLGISAEQITKNLLENN; this comes from the coding sequence ATGAATAAAGACGTTAAAAGTTTAGATATTGATGAACTAAACGCACTTTGTCATGACATCAGGGATAAAATTTTAGCTACTGTTAGCAAAAATGGCGGTCACCTTAGCTCAAACATCGGTGCAGTTGAGATCATTGTGGCGATGCATAAAATTTTTGATGTGACAAAAGATCCATTTATTTACGATGTAAGCCACCAAAGCTACGCACACAAGCTACTAACTGGACGCTGGGAGAGCTTTGATACGCTTAGGAAATTTAATGGTATCAGTGGTTATACAAAGCCAAGTGAGAGTAAATTTGACTACTTTGTAGCAGGGCATAGCTCGACATCCATTTCGCTTGCAGTTGGTGCTGCAAAGGCGATAAAACTTAAAAACGAAGATCGTATCCCAGTGGCTGTCATAGGGGATGGCTCACTAAGTGGCGGAATGGCGTACGAGGCGCTAAATGAGCTAGGGGATAGAAAATATCCTTGCGTCATCATCCTAAACGACAACGAGATGAGTATAAGCAAGCCTATAGGCGCGCTTAGCAAGTATCTCAGCCAGATGATGGCAGGGCAGTTTTATCAAAAATTTAAGGGTAGGGTTGAGAAATTTCTAAGTTATATGCCAGATTCGGCCGCCTATATGGCTAGACGTATTGAAGAGGGCATTAGACTCATTACTCCTGGTATGTTTTTTGAAGAGCTTGGACTTGAGTATATAGGTCCTGTCGATGGACACGACTTAGCCGCGCTTCTTAGTACATTCGAAACTGCCAAAAATATGAAAAAACCAGTCATAGTGCATGTACAGACGCTAAAGGGCAAAGGATATGAATTTGCTGAGGGGTGCTATGAGAATTGGCACGGAGTTGGGCCATTTGATCTAAAAAGTGGCGAATTTATAAAAAGACAGTCAAACAAGTCAGCCACTGCAATCTTTAGTGAACAGCTTTTAAAAATGGCAAGAGAGCATAGCGATATCGTTGGTGTGACGGCTGCGATGCCAACAGGTACTGGTATGGATGCCTTGATACAAGAATTTCCAGATCGTTTTTGGGACGTGGCGATAGCTGAGCAACATGCAGTTACATCGATGTCAGCCATGGCAAAAGAGGGGTTTAAACCATTTGTTGCAATATACTCGACATTCATGCAAAGAGCCTATGATCAGATTATTCACGACGCTTCTATTTTAAATTTAAACATCACATTTGCGATGGATAGGGCTGGCATTGTGGGCGAGGATGGCGAAACGCATCAGGGCGCCTTTGATATTAGCTTTTTAAACGCTGTGCCAAATATGGTTCTCTTTGCCCCAAGGTGCGAAGAGAGTATGAAAAATGTTATGGAATTTGCCTACTCTTACAAGGGCGTAAGCGCATTTAGATACCCGCGCGGAGCATTTATCTTAAGAGATGAATTTAATGCCAAACCACTTGAGTTTGGCAAGGGTGAAATTGTAGCCGATGCAGAGTCTGATGTTGCATTTTTGGGCTATGGCAACGCCGTTGGCAGGGCAAATTTGGTTAGAAATTTACTAGCTGACAAGCTTGATGTGGTATTAGTTGACCTTGTCTTTGCAAAACCACTTGATAGCGAGCTTTTACTAGGTCTTGCAAAACGCACTAAAAAGTGGTATATCTTTAGTGATAGTGCCAAAAAAGGTGGCGTTGGTGAGATAATAAGTGCATTTTTACAAGAAAACAAAATATCAAATATAAGTGTCATTAGTTTTGAGTATGAAGATAAATTTATCCCTCATGGTTCAACTACTGAGGTCGAAAAGTACCTTGGTATAAGTGCCGAGCAGATCACCAAAAATTTACTAGAGAATAATTAA
- the lysA gene encoding diaminopimelate decarboxylase: protein MDFKELANRYKTPLYIYDFNYIKERYEALKNAFYARKSLICYAVKANSNLSVLKFLADLGAGFDCVSIGEVRRVLLAGAKRYQIIFSGVGKSDEELKEALKNEILLINVESFAELLRLEKIAKELNLKARISIRVNPGVDAKTHPYISTGLNENKFGVDAETAKKMYIHAKASDSLEPTGIHFHIGSQLTSLSPIIDAANIVSELLRELRALEIDIKFFDVGGGLGIIYNDEKEINLYDYAQGILAALKGQDVTIVCEPGRFIVGNAGYFVASVLYEKFNGKKRFVITDGAMNDLIRPSLYGAHHEIFVCGKDKNLGPCDVVGPVCESGDFLAKDIELPECESGDVIVVKGAGAYGFSMSSNYNTRNRAAEVCVLDGKDRLIRRRESFEDVVALEREFLESADARAK from the coding sequence ATGGATTTTAAAGAGCTTGCAAATAGATACAAAACCCCACTTTACATTTATGATTTTAACTACATTAAAGAGCGCTACGAGGCGCTAAAAAACGCATTTTACGCTAGAAAATCTCTCATTTGCTATGCGGTGAAAGCAAACTCAAATCTAAGTGTTTTAAAATTTCTAGCTGATCTTGGAGCTGGATTTGATTGTGTTAGCATCGGCGAGGTCAGAAGAGTACTTTTAGCAGGTGCAAAGAGATATCAGATCATTTTTAGTGGCGTTGGTAAGAGCGATGAAGAGTTAAAAGAGGCTTTAAAAAATGAAATTTTGCTCATAAATGTCGAGAGTTTTGCTGAACTTTTAAGACTTGAAAAGATCGCAAAAGAGCTAAACTTAAAGGCAAGAATTAGCATTAGGGTAAATCCAGGTGTCGATGCAAAAACTCACCCTTACATTTCGACAGGACTAAATGAAAATAAATTTGGCGTTGATGCCGAAACAGCCAAAAAAATGTACATTCATGCTAAAGCTTCAGACTCTCTTGAGCCAACTGGTATACATTTTCACATCGGATCTCAGCTAACATCACTTAGCCCGATAATCGATGCTGCAAATATCGTTAGTGAGCTTTTAAGAGAGCTAAGAGCACTTGAAATTGATATCAAATTTTTCGATGTTGGTGGCGGACTTGGCATCATTTATAACGATGAAAAAGAGATAAATTTATACGACTATGCTCAAGGAATTTTAGCTGCACTAAAAGGCCAAGACGTGACTATAGTATGCGAGCCAGGGCGCTTTATCGTAGGTAATGCCGGCTACTTTGTCGCAAGCGTTTTATATGAGAAATTTAACGGCAAAAAGAGATTTGTCATCACTGATGGCGCGATGAATGATCTTATTAGACCAAGCCTTTATGGTGCTCATCATGAAATTTTTGTTTGTGGGAAGGATAAAAATTTAGGCCCATGCGATGTGGTCGGTCCAGTTTGTGAAAGCGGCGACTTTTTGGCAAAAGATATAGAGCTACCAGAGTGTGAAAGTGGCGATGTTATCGTGGTTAAAGGGGCTGGAGCTTATGGTTTTAGCATGAGTTCAAACTACAATACAAGAAACAGAGCCGCTGAAGTTTGCGTGCTTGATGGCAAAGATAGACTCATAAGAAGACGTGAGAGCTTTGAAGATGTCGTGGCACTTGAGAGAGAATTTTTGGAGAGCGCTGATGCAAGAGCTAAATGA
- the fliF gene encoding flagellar basal-body MS-ring/collar protein FliF: protein MDFKALLHQISQIYQKLSLKQKIVAASSIVLVVAFLVFLTLYKSKNENFAGYSVLFENISPSDSALIVDQLNKDGIKYKLANEGTILVPTSDVYKERIAVATLGIPKESKIGFEIFDKQEFGATDAEQRVKFQRALEGELARTIESLSSIQKATVRIAIPKESVFTERQALPTASIVVELKPGVSLNAKQIFGIKNLVAASVTNLSIENVKIVNQDGVALGDEDGEFDSDAIAQQIRYKREFENNYEQKIVNVLAPIVGGVDKVVAKVNIDFDFDKKDTKSEVYDPNNVVRSESNIEEKRQGSAPNEVGGVPGAVSNIGPVQGLDDSTLKEQYNKSSQQTNYEISKKVTNVKGQFASINRVSAAVVIDGLYQSKKDSDGKPTGELEFAPLTKEQRESITNLIKQSIGYNQNRGDEVSLDNFEFKTGKDISTSEKMDGFVNNYVVPFMPLLKYIFAALLLYIFYKKVIVPFMQKMLEETKEEEEQVQDGLEDIEVDAEDTLEKFKAARKKVEEQLGLSGEFNEDELKYDVLLEKMRAVITERNEEIAMLLQDMVKNDSDFNMRKEI, encoded by the coding sequence ATGGATTTTAAGGCATTACTTCATCAAATAAGTCAAATTTATCAAAAGCTTTCATTAAAGCAAAAAATCGTTGCAGCTAGCTCGATCGTCTTGGTTGTGGCATTTTTGGTATTTTTAACACTTTATAAAAGCAAAAATGAAAATTTTGCAGGCTATAGCGTCCTCTTTGAAAACATCAGCCCAAGCGACTCAGCCTTAATAGTCGATCAGCTAAACAAAGATGGCATTAAATATAAATTGGCAAACGAAGGCACTATTCTTGTGCCAACGAGTGATGTTTATAAAGAGCGCATCGCTGTTGCAACGCTTGGAATACCAAAAGAGAGTAAAATTGGCTTTGAAATTTTTGATAAGCAAGAATTTGGTGCGACTGATGCTGAGCAGAGAGTAAAATTTCAAAGAGCTCTTGAGGGCGAACTAGCCAGAACGATCGAGAGCCTCTCATCTATCCAAAAAGCAACCGTAAGAATAGCCATACCAAAAGAGAGCGTTTTTACTGAGCGTCAAGCACTTCCAACAGCGTCTATCGTTGTTGAGCTAAAGCCAGGCGTTAGCCTAAATGCGAAGCAAATTTTTGGTATTAAAAACCTTGTCGCTGCCTCTGTTACAAACTTAAGCATAGAAAATGTAAAAATCGTAAATCAAGATGGAGTCGCACTTGGCGATGAAGATGGTGAGTTTGATAGTGACGCTATAGCCCAGCAGATACGCTATAAACGTGAGTTTGAAAATAACTATGAGCAAAAGATCGTAAATGTACTAGCTCCTATCGTGGGCGGAGTAGATAAGGTCGTAGCAAAGGTAAATATTGACTTTGACTTTGACAAAAAAGATACAAAAAGCGAAGTTTATGACCCAAATAACGTCGTAAGAAGTGAAAGCAATATCGAAGAAAAGCGCCAAGGCTCAGCACCAAATGAAGTAGGTGGCGTCCCAGGTGCGGTTAGTAACATTGGCCCTGTTCAAGGGCTAGATGACAGCACTTTAAAAGAGCAGTACAACAAAAGCTCGCAGCAGACAAACTACGAAATTTCAAAGAAAGTAACAAATGTCAAAGGGCAGTTTGCTAGCATAAATAGAGTGAGTGCAGCTGTCGTTATAGACGGACTTTATCAGAGTAAAAAAGATAGCGACGGCAAGCCAACTGGCGAGCTTGAATTTGCCCCACTTACCAAAGAGCAAAGAGAGTCAATCACAAATTTAATCAAACAATCAATCGGCTATAACCAAAATAGGGGCGATGAAGTAAGCTTAGATAACTTTGAGTTTAAAACTGGCAAAGATATAAGCACTAGCGAGAAGATGGATGGCTTTGTGAATAACTATGTAGTGCCATTTATGCCGCTACTAAAATATATTTTTGCAGCATTGTTGCTCTACATCTTCTACAAAAAAGTCATTGTGCCATTTATGCAAAAGATGCTTGAAGAGACAAAAGAAGAAGAGGAGCAAGTTCAAGATGGCCTTGAAGATATTGAGGTAGATGCTGAAGATACGCTTGAGAAATTTAAAGCTGCTCGCAAAAAGGTCGAAGAGCAACTAGGACTTAGTGGCGAGTTTAATGAAGATGAATTAAAATACGATGTTTTACTTGAGAAAATGAGAGCGGTCATCACAGAAAGAAATGAAGAGATAGCAATGCTGCTTCAAGATATGGTAAAAAATGACAGCGACTTTAATATGCGTAAGGAAATTTGA
- a CDS encoding Fur family transcriptional regulator, whose product MQYVSLLKQSGLKVTPQRLSVLRILDRHTHPTIDELYDEILKESPSVSLATVYKNLNTLKDEGLVVEVNIVNQKARYDIYEYPHIHVVCESCGSVEDVSYDDAELGKYQEALEKKIGNIIERLNIVASVKSCKHCK is encoded by the coding sequence ATGCAATACGTATCATTATTAAAGCAATCTGGGCTAAAAGTCACGCCACAACGCCTTAGCGTTTTAAGAATTCTTGATCGCCACACGCATCCAACGATTGATGAGCTTTATGATGAAATTTTAAAGGAGAGTCCATCGGTTTCTCTTGCGACAGTTTATAAAAATTTAAATACTTTAAAAGACGAAGGTCTTGTAGTCGAAGTAAATATCGTCAATCAAAAAGCTAGATACGATATCTACGAATATCCACATATTCATGTTGTCTGTGAAAGCTGTGGAAGCGTCGAGGACGTGAGCTACGATGATGCTGAGCTTGGCAAATACCAAGAGGCACTAGAAAAGAAGATCGGAAATATAATAGAGCGTTTAAATATCGTAGCTAGCGTAAAAAGCTGTAAACACTGTAAATAA